From Staphylococcus sp. M0911, a single genomic window includes:
- a CDS encoding prolyl oligopeptidase family serine peptidase, with the protein MPIEIATHQFDEITYDVDHLKVKALMMTPYSKVNRIVVYLRGGKGQVGRVRAARLMQFSNEHTLVVGPYYRGNNGSEGKDEFYRGDLNDVTELIRILHSKYPNAFIHMIGFSRGGLQGLLTFQDLPVDSYIIWGGVSDIHLMYEERVDLRGMLRRMVGHPKKDHEAYEVREAIQYITPQSPPILIVHGGKDKQVGIHQAYYLERQLKDIGAPYDTCYQMEEGHVPRPFALQETLTYIHKWMTQIETNKK; encoded by the coding sequence ATGCCGATTGAAATAGCTACGCACCAGTTTGATGAAATCACTTATGATGTTGATCATCTAAAAGTGAAAGCACTAATGATGACACCATATAGTAAAGTTAATCGAATCGTGGTTTATTTAAGAGGCGGAAAAGGACAAGTTGGTCGGGTACGAGCAGCTCGTTTAATGCAATTTTCCAATGAGCACACACTTGTTGTAGGCCCTTATTATAGAGGTAATAATGGTAGTGAAGGTAAAGATGAGTTTTATCGAGGAGATTTAAATGATGTCACTGAACTTATACGCATATTACATTCAAAATATCCCAACGCGTTTATACATATGATTGGATTTTCTCGTGGTGGGTTGCAAGGCTTGCTAACATTTCAAGATTTACCAGTTGATAGTTATATCATTTGGGGTGGTGTTTCTGATATACATTTAATGTATGAAGAGCGTGTGGATTTAAGAGGGATGCTGAGAAGAATGGTAGGACATCCTAAAAAAGATCATGAAGCATATGAAGTTAGAGAAGCGATACAATATATTACACCGCAAAGTCCACCGATTTTAATTGTACATGGTGGTAAAGATAAACAGGTAGGTATTCATCAAGCTTATTATCTAGAACGACAATTGAAAGATATTGGTGCACCTTATGATACATGTTATCAAATGGAAGAAGGACATGTACCTCGACCATTTGCTTTGCAAGAAACTTTAACGTATATACATAAATGGATGACTCAAATAGAAACAAACAAAAAATAG
- the hemH gene encoding ferrochelatase, whose amino-acid sequence MSKTIGLLVMAYGTPYKESDIEPYYTDIRHGKKPTDEELQDLKNRYEFIGGLSPLAGTTDRQAEALRDALNSAYDDVEFKLYLGLKHISPYIEEAVESMNNDGITEAVTVVLAPHYSSFSVGSYDERADQEAEKYGIQLHHVKHYYHQPKFLEFWTNQIDDTLKQIPSEEHDDTVLVVSAHSLPKGLIERNNDPYPKELHDTAEQLKVKSNIIHVAEGWQSEGNTGTPWLGPDVQDLTRDLYEAHGYKNFIYTPVGFVCEHLEVLYDNDYECKVVCDDIGANYYRPEMPNTHPLFIGAIVDEIKSVF is encoded by the coding sequence ATGAGTAAAACAATAGGATTATTAGTAATGGCTTATGGCACACCTTACAAAGAAAGTGACATTGAACCTTATTATACTGATATCAGACACGGTAAAAAACCAACAGATGAAGAACTACAAGATTTAAAAAACCGCTATGAATTTATAGGTGGCTTATCACCATTAGCAGGTACAACAGACAGACAGGCAGAAGCATTAAGAGATGCCTTAAATAGCGCATATGATGATGTTGAATTTAAGTTATATTTAGGTTTAAAACATATTTCTCCATATATAGAAGAAGCAGTTGAGTCTATGAATAACGATGGTATAACTGAAGCAGTAACTGTAGTTTTAGCACCACATTATTCAAGCTTTTCAGTGGGCTCTTATGATGAACGTGCCGATCAAGAAGCTGAAAAATATGGTATTCAATTACATCATGTTAAACATTATTATCACCAACCGAAATTCTTAGAATTTTGGACTAATCAAATTGATGATACTTTAAAACAGATTCCATCTGAAGAACATGACGATACTGTATTAGTTGTATCAGCACACAGTCTACCTAAAGGATTAATTGAAAGAAACAATGATCCATATCCTAAAGAGCTACATGACACAGCAGAACAATTAAAAGTTAAATCAAATATTATCCATGTTGCTGAAGGTTGGCAATCAGAAGGTAATACTGGTACACCTTGGTTAGGGCCTGATGTACAAGATTTAACTAGAGATTTATATGAAGCCCATGGTTATAAAAACTTTATCTATACACCAGTTGGATTTGTATGCGAACATTTAGAAGTTTTATATGATAATGACTATGAATGTAAAGTTGTTTGTGACGACATCGGTGCAAATTATTATCGTCCAGAAATGCCTAATACACATCCATTATTTATCGGAGCAATTGTAGACGAAATTAAATCAGTATTTTAA
- the menC gene encoding o-succinylbenzoate synthase, which yields MKINELKFYLYSQAFKSPIVTPKVSLDKRECLVIELITDTGDTYFGECNAFKTPWYDKETISSVKQQIEQWFVSIKNKDVHSFEEWQALLNTLNHCPAARSTVVMALYQMYYKLKAFKVEYGATVSGWSDAQFATLKQTQPKRIKVKYSNQLISDINKLKSLEFPFDIVIDANESLDINQYQEINKNTKQNILYIEEPFANINTLKQFDDEPQLPIAIDEKATSIDDIQFIVSHYPIDTVVLKPFRLGGIDRVIETIDYLKNRGINIVVGGMYEYGLSRYFTAMLSQYGDYPGDVTPAGYYFENDFVENEGILKEGMIAFIPPVVDRSKLECINGDV from the coding sequence ATGAAGATAAATGAGTTGAAGTTTTATTTATATAGTCAGGCATTTAAATCACCTATTGTGACACCTAAAGTGTCGTTAGACAAAAGAGAATGTTTAGTTATCGAACTGATTACTGATACAGGTGATACGTATTTTGGTGAGTGCAATGCCTTTAAAACACCATGGTATGATAAGGAAACCATATCATCGGTTAAACAACAGATTGAACAGTGGTTTGTATCAATTAAAAATAAAGATGTACATTCGTTTGAAGAATGGCAGGCATTATTGAATACATTAAATCATTGTCCGGCAGCCCGCAGTACAGTTGTCATGGCGTTATATCAAATGTATTATAAACTTAAAGCATTTAAGGTTGAATATGGTGCTACCGTGAGTGGATGGAGTGATGCCCAATTTGCGACGTTAAAGCAAACACAACCTAAACGTATAAAAGTGAAATATTCAAATCAATTAATTTCTGATATTAATAAATTAAAGTCATTAGAATTTCCATTTGATATTGTCATCGATGCAAATGAGTCACTCGATATCAATCAATACCAAGAAATAAATAAAAATACTAAGCAGAACATATTATATATAGAAGAACCATTTGCTAATATTAATACCTTAAAACAGTTTGATGATGAACCTCAATTACCTATTGCTATTGATGAAAAAGCTACATCAATTGATGATATTCAGTTTATTGTTTCGCATTATCCAATTGATACGGTCGTACTCAAGCCGTTTAGATTAGGTGGCATTGACCGTGTTATCGAAACCATTGATTATCTAAAAAATAGGGGTATTAATATTGTTGTAGGTGGTATGTACGAATATGGATTGAGTCGATATTTTACTGCGATGTTATCTCAATATGGTGATTATCCTGGAGATGTGACGCCAGCAGGCTATTATTTTGAAAATGATTTTGTGGAAAATGAAGGTATTTTAAAAGAGGGAATGATTGCATTCATCCCCCCAGTAGTTGATAGAAGTAAATTAGAATGTATTAATGGTGATGTTTAG
- the yidD gene encoding membrane protein insertion efficiency factor YidD has product MKKIFLALIHFYQRYISPLTPPTCRFYPTCSEYTREAIQYHGAFKGLYLGIRRILKCHPLHKGGYDPVPLAKNKSKHHH; this is encoded by the coding sequence ATGAAAAAAATATTTCTAGCCTTGATACATTTTTATCAACGCTATATATCTCCATTAACACCACCTACTTGTCGCTTTTATCCTACATGTTCAGAATATACGCGTGAAGCGATTCAATATCATGGTGCTTTCAAAGGATTATATTTAGGCATTCGACGCATACTCAAATGCCATCCACTACATAAAGGTGGCTATGACCCAGTACCGCTTGCTAAAAATAAGTCTAAACATCACCATTAA
- the hemY gene encoding protoporphyrinogen oxidase, translating into MSKNVAIIGAGITGLTSAYYMKKQNPHLNVTIYEATNRPGGKIQTYRKDGYTIELGPESYLGRKTIMTDIANEIGLGNDLITNTTGQSYIYAKNKLYPIPGGSIMGIPTDIKPFIKTKLISPLGKLRAGLDLFKKPIEIEDDISVGDFFRQRLGDEVLENLIEPLMGGIYGTNIDDLSLMSTFPNFKEKEEAFGSLIKGMKDEKEQRIKQRQLYPGAPKGQFKQFKHGLSSFIEALEKAVKNQGVDIQYNTKVEDIIVSQRDYQVVVDGKNEVYDGVLVTTPQQVFMQWFNHDPAFDYFNTMDSTTVATVVLAFDEKDIENTYDGTGFVIARTSNTDITACTWTSKKWPFTTPEGKVLIRAYVGKPGDTVVDDHTDEEIVSIVRRDLKQMMTFKGDPEFTIVNRLPKSMPQYHVGHIKQIRKIQEHIKRTYPRLKITGAPFEAVGLPDCIQQGHNAVDEMLEELR; encoded by the coding sequence TTGAGTAAGAATGTAGCAATCATCGGTGCAGGTATAACCGGCTTAACAAGTGCTTACTATATGAAAAAACAAAATCCTCATTTAAATGTAACCATTTATGAGGCAACCAATCGACCAGGTGGAAAAATCCAAACATATCGTAAAGATGGCTATACGATTGAATTAGGCCCAGAGTCTTATTTAGGTAGAAAAACGATTATGACTGATATAGCTAATGAAATTGGATTAGGTAATGATTTAATTACCAATACGACAGGTCAATCATACATTTATGCTAAAAATAAATTATATCCGATACCTGGTGGTTCTATTATGGGAATACCAACGGATATTAAACCTTTTATCAAAACTAAATTAATTTCACCATTAGGTAAACTTAGAGCTGGATTAGATTTATTTAAAAAGCCTATCGAAATAGAAGATGACATTTCAGTAGGTGATTTCTTTAGACAGCGTTTAGGTGATGAAGTACTTGAAAATTTAATTGAACCACTGATGGGTGGTATCTATGGTACAAATATAGATGACTTAAGTTTAATGAGTACATTTCCTAACTTTAAAGAAAAAGAAGAAGCCTTTGGTAGCTTAATTAAAGGTATGAAAGATGAAAAAGAACAACGTATTAAACAACGTCAATTATATCCAGGTGCGCCGAAAGGACAATTTAAACAGTTCAAGCATGGTTTAAGCTCATTTATCGAAGCACTTGAAAAAGCTGTTAAAAATCAAGGTGTAGACATTCAATATAACACCAAAGTTGAAGATATTATTGTATCTCAAAGAGACTATCAAGTGGTTGTTGATGGTAAAAATGAAGTTTATGACGGTGTATTAGTCACTACACCTCAACAAGTGTTTATGCAATGGTTCAATCATGATCCAGCATTTGATTATTTCAATACGATGGATTCAACAACAGTTGCAACAGTTGTCCTAGCATTTGATGAAAAAGATATTGAAAATACTTATGATGGTACTGGTTTTGTTATTGCTAGAACAAGTAATACAGATATTACGGCATGTACATGGACATCTAAAAAATGGCCATTTACAACACCAGAAGGCAAAGTTTTAATAAGAGCTTATGTTGGTAAACCAGGTGATACTGTTGTGGATGATCACACAGATGAAGAAATTGTTTCTATAGTACGTCGTGATTTAAAACAAATGATGACATTTAAAGGTGATCCTGAATTCACAATAGTCAATCGATTACCGAAAAGTATGCCTCAATACCATGTAGGCCACATTAAACAAATTAGAAAAATTCAAGAACATATTAAACGAACTTATCCGCGATTAAAAATTACAGGGGCACCATTTGAAGCGGTTGGCCTACCTGATTGTATCCAACAAGGTCATAATGCGGTTGATGAAATGCTAGAGGAATTACGTTAA
- the menE gene encoding o-succinylbenzoate--CoA ligase, with translation MDFWLKEQSIKNKNKIAVTDGQRSLTFKALYDEAHVLSQHLIQLAQSRIGLHINNRIESLILIHACWLANIEIAMINTRLTTNEMIAQMNSIDVNTIITMTSLELEGFNIYNIEEIQLLNQIEDQMNIFKLENIASIMFTSGTTGPQKAVPQTFKNHLASAEGCKRSLGYSQQSKWLSVLPIYHISGLSVILRSVMEGFTVRLLEKYNTEDMLDIIKNEDITHVSLVPQTLKWLMDAGLEKPYQLEKILLGGAKLSSNLIQQALKYRLPIYNSFGMTETCSQFLTATPDMLAQRYDTVGKPSDNVKVKIKDADQNGHGELLIKGENVMNGYLYPSNLTDTFEDGFFKTGDIAEIDDDGFVMIYDRRKDLIISGGENIYPYQIESVAKYFPEIEDAVCIGQNDDTWGQVPVLYYIAQDYVDKNDLQQHFSTHLAKYKIPKAFYEVNELPYTSTGKLQRNKVMSKESKNEDK, from the coding sequence GTGGACTTTTGGTTAAAGGAACAATCTATCAAGAATAAAAACAAAATAGCTGTGACTGATGGACAACGCTCGCTTACATTCAAAGCTTTATATGATGAAGCGCATGTACTTTCACAACATTTAATACAATTAGCTCAGTCAAGAATTGGTTTACATATTAACAATCGAATTGAATCATTGATATTAATACATGCATGTTGGCTTGCTAATATTGAAATTGCGATGATTAATACTCGATTAACGACTAATGAAATGATTGCTCAAATGAATTCAATCGATGTTAATACAATTATCACAATGACATCTTTAGAATTAGAAGGTTTTAATATATACAATATTGAGGAAATTCAGCTTTTAAATCAAATAGAAGATCAAATGAATATTTTTAAATTAGAAAATATCGCATCAATCATGTTTACGTCGGGTACGACAGGTCCACAAAAGGCTGTGCCTCAAACGTTTAAGAATCATCTAGCAAGTGCAGAAGGATGTAAAAGGAGCTTAGGTTATAGTCAACAATCTAAATGGTTATCTGTACTCCCGATTTATCATATATCTGGTTTGAGTGTGATATTACGTAGTGTGATGGAAGGATTTACTGTCAGACTATTAGAGAAATATAATACAGAAGATATGCTTGATATAATTAAAAATGAAGATATTACTCATGTGTCTCTTGTACCACAAACATTAAAATGGTTAATGGATGCCGGTTTAGAAAAGCCTTATCAATTAGAAAAGATACTGTTAGGTGGCGCAAAGCTTTCTTCTAATTTAATTCAACAAGCTTTAAAGTATCGCTTGCCTATTTATAATTCGTTTGGAATGACTGAAACATGTTCACAATTTTTAACTGCGACACCAGATATGTTGGCTCAACGATATGATACAGTTGGAAAACCGAGTGATAATGTCAAAGTTAAAATTAAAGATGCTGATCAAAATGGTCACGGTGAATTACTTATAAAAGGGGAAAATGTAATGAATGGTTATTTATATCCTTCTAATTTAACAGATACCTTTGAAGATGGCTTTTTTAAAACAGGTGATATTGCTGAAATTGACGATGATGGCTTCGTTATGATTTATGATCGTCGTAAAGACTTAATCATTAGTGGTGGAGAAAATATCTATCCATATCAAATTGAATCTGTAGCTAAATATTTTCCTGAAATTGAAGACGCCGTATGTATCGGTCAAAATGACGACACATGGGGTCAAGTACCGGTACTATATTATATCGCCCAAGACTATGTTGATAAAAATGATTTACAGCAACATTTCTCCACACATTTAGCTAAATATAAAATACCTAAAGCCTTTTATGAAGTAAATGAATTACCATATACATCAACAGGTAAACTACAAAGAAATAAAGTGATGTCAAAGGAATCAAAAAATGAAGATAAATGA
- the ytkD gene encoding RNA deprotection pyrophosphohydrolase: MYLKFLDKDQREVQLTYKANTDNPTGNHVLAIPVYQGKLLFTRHKNRGIEFPGGKREHGESSIDAIQRELYEETGAYVEEMQYIAQYTVKTNDATRLVKDVYFIQVSSLANRTDYLETDGPCLFTSIKDIPYSERSFLLQDDAILHCFERVTSLGLY, from the coding sequence ATGTACTTGAAGTTTTTAGATAAAGACCAAAGAGAAGTGCAGTTAACATATAAAGCGAATACAGATAATCCAACAGGTAATCACGTTCTTGCAATACCAGTATACCAAGGGAAGTTATTATTTACTCGACATAAAAATAGAGGTATTGAATTTCCTGGCGGCAAAAGAGAACATGGAGAATCAAGTATTGATGCTATCCAACGAGAATTATATGAAGAAACCGGCGCATATGTAGAAGAAATGCAGTATATTGCTCAATATACTGTGAAAACTAACGATGCCACTAGGCTCGTCAAAGATGTTTATTTTATTCAAGTTTCATCTTTAGCCAATCGAACTGACTATTTAGAAACAGATGGCCCTTGTCTTTTTACTTCTATTAAAGACATACCATATAGTGAACGTAGTTTTTTGCTACAAGATGACGCCATTTTACACTGTTTTGAAAGGGTGACTTCACTTGGACTTTATTAA
- the hemE gene encoding uroporphyrinogen decarboxylase → MVHTKNDTILKMIKGEKTSHTPVWFMRQAGRSQPEYRKLKEKYSLFDITHQPELCAYVTHLPVDNYNTDAAILYKDIMTPLKPIGVDVEIKSGIGPVIQNPIKSVQDVEKLSQIDPKRDVPYVLDTIKILTEEKLNVPLIGFTGAPFTLASYMIEGGPSKNYNLTKAMMYRDEATWFALMDHLVAISIDYVNAQIEAGAELIQIFDSWVGALNVQDYRKYIKPGMDKLVNGIKRQHHVPVILFGVGASHLINEWNDLPIDVLGLDWRTSIQQAQQMGVNKTLQGNLDPSLLLAPWEVIEERLKDILDQGMSRGKHIFNLGHGVFPEVQPETLRKVSQFVHDYTQQ, encoded by the coding sequence ATGGTGCATACCAAGAATGATACGATTTTAAAAATGATAAAAGGTGAAAAGACATCCCATACACCGGTCTGGTTTATGCGTCAGGCAGGGAGGTCACAGCCAGAATACCGTAAATTAAAAGAGAAATATTCATTATTCGATATTACGCATCAACCTGAATTATGTGCATATGTCACACACTTACCAGTTGATAATTACAACACAGATGCTGCGATTTTATATAAAGATATTATGACACCGTTAAAACCTATTGGTGTAGATGTTGAGATTAAATCTGGAATCGGACCAGTGATACAAAATCCAATAAAATCAGTACAAGATGTTGAAAAACTTTCTCAAATTGATCCAAAACGAGATGTACCATATGTTTTAGATACGATAAAAATTTTAACTGAAGAAAAATTAAATGTACCGTTAATTGGATTTACTGGTGCTCCATTCACTTTAGCTTCATATATGATAGAAGGCGGACCATCTAAAAATTACAATTTAACTAAAGCAATGATGTATCGAGATGAAGCTACTTGGTTTGCTTTAATGGATCATTTGGTTGCTATTTCCATAGATTACGTTAATGCACAAATAGAAGCAGGTGCCGAGTTGATTCAAATCTTCGACTCATGGGTAGGCGCTTTAAATGTTCAAGATTATAGAAAATATATTAAGCCAGGTATGGATAAACTAGTAAATGGTATTAAGCGTCAACATCACGTTCCAGTCATATTATTTGGTGTTGGTGCGAGTCATTTAATTAACGAATGGAATGATTTACCAATTGATGTGCTAGGTTTAGATTGGAGAACATCTATTCAGCAAGCTCAACAAATGGGCGTAAACAAAACATTACAAGGTAATTTAGACCCTTCATTATTATTAGCGCCATGGGAAGTAATTGAAGAGAGATTAAAAGACATTTTAGACCAAGGTATGTCTAGAGGTAAACACATCTTTAACCTTGGGCATGGTGTTTTCCCAGAAGTTCAACCAGAAACACTTCGCAAAGTAAGTCAATTTGTACATGATTATACTCAACAGTAG
- a CDS encoding alpha/beta hydrolase, whose product MTDVIIVHSSVGNAHNHWYEWLGHNLTLEGYKVSLFNLEANTPAKIDMWVKQMQQQLNVRKKDTYFVTHGFGTIATLKFIDTLEQNVEGLFSIAGFKDDAVDIDENIDLHGVTINYERVKSKVDHFYGLSSKNDTHVSYKETKRLMDTLDGRMRVVEDGGHFMEEDGFTTFTSLQNRMQGFMTQ is encoded by the coding sequence ATGACAGATGTCATCATTGTTCATTCAAGTGTAGGAAATGCACATAATCATTGGTATGAATGGTTAGGTCACAATTTAACGTTAGAAGGATATAAAGTCTCTCTTTTTAATTTAGAAGCTAATACTCCTGCTAAAATTGATATGTGGGTTAAGCAAATGCAACAACAATTAAATGTAAGAAAGAAAGATACATATTTTGTAACACATGGATTTGGAACGATAGCGACTTTGAAATTTATAGATACATTAGAACAAAATGTTGAAGGGCTATTCAGTATTGCTGGTTTTAAAGATGATGCAGTAGACATAGATGAAAATATTGATTTACATGGAGTAACGATTAATTATGAACGAGTTAAAAGTAAAGTAGATCATTTTTATGGTTTGAGTTCTAAAAATGATACACATGTTTCATATAAAGAAACGAAACGACTCATGGATACCTTAGATGGACGTATGCGAGTTGTTGAAGATGGTGGCCATTTTATGGAAGAGGATGGTTTTACTACATTCACATCACTACAAAATCGTATGCAAGGATTTATGACGCAATAG